The proteins below come from a single Hippocampus zosterae strain Florida chromosome 5, ASM2543408v3, whole genome shotgun sequence genomic window:
- the lingo4b gene encoding leucine-rich repeat and immunoglobulin-like domain-containing nogo receptor-interacting protein 4b, which translates to MFVESVGRWVAWGILLQVGLGASAGSCPPRCSCRLETKEVICSGKHLNSIPEGFPGDTKHVDLSYNKIRTVGRRQFSGLHELQDLDLSDNMISMIEVEAFQGLQNLRTLRIKNNRLKILPVGVFSGLSGLRFLDLSQNEILVFLDYTFRETVNLQTLDAEENDLVFISQRAFFGLHSLQELNINRSNLTSIPTEALSQLQSLTYLRMLRLTISTLPNNAFRRLHRLRTLILANWPSLDTVAGNSLIGLNLTALVISSCNLSAVPYSALHHLAYLRFLDLSYNPITVIQGNLLRNLLRLQELHLAGGNLLRIEPGAFKGLASLRMLNLTSNQLTTLEESTLHSVGNLQVLRLDGNPLSCDCRLLWVVRRRLRLNFDGRQPTCLSPDTVRQREFRDFSEKELSRVFTCRPARILDRRPQEARVEDGTTVLFSCKADGDPAPSVIWIASHRNIVTPVGRIRVLPNGTLEVRFAQVHDSGTYQCLAGNAAGNDSITVGLYVKGGPRNRTIPSFTEEDWLEPPIPQATNSSAQLAKPYPFDAKTLIIATTMGFLSFLSSVAICFIFMFFWSQSKGQIKHTATIDFVPRSSMGGGGHGGDGGRFTMKLI; encoded by the coding sequence ATGTTTGTGGAGTCTGTGGGTCGATGGGTGGCATGGGGCATCCTGCTCCAGGTGGGATTGGGTGCCTCCGCAGGTAGTTGCCCTCCTCGCTGTTCCTGTCGGCTCGAGACAAAGGAAGTCATCTGCTCTGGCAAACATTTAAACTCCATCCCGGAGGGCTTTCCCGGCGATACGAAACATGTGGATTTATCCTACAACAAGATTCGGACTGTGGGACGCCGCCAGTTCTCTGGCCTCCATGAACTTCAAGATCTGGATCTCAGTGACAATATGATCTCGATGATTGAGGTAGAAGCTTTCCAGGGACTACAGAACCTCAGGACGCTTCGGATTAAGAACAATCGTCTCAAGATACTCCCTGTCGGTGTTTTCTCTGGCCTGTCCGGTCTACGCTTTCTAGATCTGAGCCAGAATGAGATTCTGGTCTTCCTGGACTACACCTTCAGGGAAACGGTGAATCTGCAGACGTTGGACGCTGAAGAGAATGACTTGGTCTTCATTTCACAGCGAGCTTTCTTTGGTTTGCACAGTTTGCAGGAACTCAACATCAATCGCAGTAATTTGACGTCAATTCCCACCGAGGCGTTGTCTCAGCTGCAAAGCCTCACGTACCTTCGCATGCTGCGTCTCACCATTTCTACGCTGCCCAACAATGCTTTCCGCCGCCTGCACCGGCTGCGCACCCTCATTCTTGCCAACTGGCCCTCATTGGACACGGTGGCCGGTAACAGCTTGATCGGGCTCAACTTGACCGCTCTGGTCATCAGCAGCTGCAACCTCAGTGCAGTGCCATATTCCGCTCTGCATCACCTGGCCTACCTGCGCTTCCTGGACCTGTCCTACAACCCCATCACTGTAATTCAAGGTAATCTCTTGCGGAACCTCCTAAGACTCCAAGAGCTGCACCTAGCCGGTGGGAACCTGTTGCGAATAGAGCCGGGGGCCTTCAAGGGCCTTGCCTCGCTCCGCATGCTCAACTTGACATCAAACCAGCTTACGACTTTGGAGGAGAGCACCTTGCACTCAGTGGGGAACCTTCAGGTGCTGAGGTTGGACGGGAATCCCCTGTCCTGCGACTGCCGTCTGCTCTGGGTGGTCCGTCGGCGATTACGTTTGAACTTTGACGGACGTCAACCCACGTGTTTGTCCCCTGACACCGTAAGGCAGCGAGAATTCAGGGACTTTTCCGAAAAGGAGCTGTCAAGGGTGTTCACCTGTCGACCCGCTCGAATCCTGGACCGTCGGCCGCAAGAGGCCAGGGTTGAAGATGGCACCACTGTTCTCTTCTCGTGCAAGGCAGACGGGGATCCTGCTCCGTCCGTCATCTGGATCGCATCTCACAGGAACATAGTTACTCCAGTGGGAAGAATCAGAGTTTTACCCAACGGTACCCTGGAGGTGCGGTTTGCCCAGGTCCATGACAGTGGCACATATCAGTGCCTCGCGGGCAACGCCGCCGGCAACGACAGCATTACAGTCGGCCTCTATGTTAAGGGGGGCCCACGCAACCGGACCATCCCCTCCTTCACAGAGGAAGACTGGTTAGAGCCCCCGATTCCACAAGCCACAAACTCCTCGGCCCAACTGGCAAAGCCATACCCCTTTGACGCCAAGACCCTGATCATCGCTACCACCATGGGCTTCCTGTCCTTCCTCAGCTCCGTGGCCATCTGCTTCATCTTCATGTTCTTCTGGAGCCAGAGCAAAGGCCAGATCAAGCACACGGCCACCATCGACTTCGTTCCTCGCTCTTCCATGGGCGGCGGAGGGCACGGTGGGGACGGCGGCAGGTTCACCATGAAACTTATTTAA